A region of Rhodanobacteraceae bacterium DNA encodes the following proteins:
- a CDS encoding SSU ribosomal protein S20p has protein sequence MANIQSAKKRARQAEANRMRNASQRSMLRSSIRKVLKAIEAKDKAGAEAAWKAAQPVLDRYASRGLIHKNKAARHKSRLTAHIKAIG, from the coding sequence GTGGCCAACATCCAGTCCGCCAAGAAGCGCGCCCGCCAGGCCGAAGCCAACCGCATGCGCAATGCCAGCCAGCGCTCGATGCTGCGCTCCTCGATCCGCAAGGTACTGAAGGCCATCGAGGCCAAGGACAAGGCCGGCGCGGAAGCCGCTTGGAAGGCCGCCCAGCCGGTGCTCGACCGCTACGCCAGCCGCGGGCTGATCCACAAGAACAAGGCCGCCCGCCACAAGAGCCGCCTCACCGCGCACATCAAGGCGATCGGCTGA
- a CDS encoding 3-methyl-2-oxobutanoate hydroxymethyltransferase, translated as MYAQPADAPRRKPVTVPGLRAMKARGEKIAVLTCYDASFAAHMEAAGVDVALVGDSLGMVVQGHSSTLPVTLDQMVYHASLVARGLEATLMIVDLPFMQFRDPATALAASARLMKEGAAAMVKLEGGAPWVCEVIAALVEREVPVCAHLGLTPQSVHKLGGYRMQGKTDDAAARLREHARAVAQAGAELLVLESMPAALAAEITREVPIPTIGIGAGVDCDGQVLVSYDMLGITPGHRPKFSKDFLAGRGSVREAFAAYVEDVRAGRFPGPEQVAR; from the coding sequence ATGTACGCCCAGCCTGCCGACGCACCCCGGCGCAAACCCGTCACGGTTCCCGGCCTGCGCGCGATGAAGGCGCGCGGCGAGAAGATCGCGGTGCTCACCTGTTACGACGCCAGTTTCGCCGCGCACATGGAAGCGGCCGGCGTGGACGTCGCGCTGGTCGGCGATTCGCTGGGCATGGTGGTGCAGGGGCATTCCAGCACGCTGCCGGTGACGCTGGACCAGATGGTCTATCACGCCTCGCTGGTCGCGCGGGGGCTGGAAGCGACGCTGATGATCGTCGACCTGCCGTTCATGCAGTTCCGCGATCCCGCCACCGCGCTCGCCGCGTCGGCGCGCCTGATGAAGGAAGGCGCCGCCGCGATGGTGAAGCTGGAGGGCGGCGCGCCTTGGGTGTGCGAAGTGATCGCCGCGCTGGTCGAGCGCGAGGTGCCGGTGTGCGCGCACCTCGGCCTGACCCCGCAGTCGGTGCACAAGCTGGGCGGCTACAGGATGCAGGGCAAGACCGACGATGCCGCGGCGCGCTTGCGCGAGCACGCGCGCGCCGTCGCGCAGGCGGGCGCGGAACTGCTGGTGCTGGAATCGATGCCGGCTGCGCTCGCGGCCGAGATCACCCGCGAGGTGCCGATCCCCACCATCGGCATCGGCGCGGGCGTCGATTGCGACGGCCAGGTGCTGGTCAGCTACGACATGCTGGGCATCACGCCGGGCCACCGTCCGAAGTTCAGCAAGGATTTCCTGGCGGGGCGCGGCTCGGTGCGCGAAGCCTTCGCCGCATACGTGGAAGACGTGCGCGCCGGGCGCTTCCCCGGTCCCGAACAGGTCGCGCGCTGA
- a CDS encoding GTP-binding protein Obg → MKFVDEAIIKVQAGNGGDGCASFRREKFIPFGGPNGGDGGDGGSVWLIADEGLNTLIDFRHQRQFKAQRGQNGMGSDMYGRGGEDTVIRVPVGTTVINVDTDEVIGDLTAHGQKLLVAQGGKGGLGNIHFKSSTNRAPRRFTPGTPGEERELKLELKVLADVGLLGFPNAGKSTFIRAVSAATPRVADYPFTTLQPHLGVVSVGPSQGFVVADIPGLIEGAAEGAGLGIQFLKHVSRTSLLLHLVDVAPLDGADPVEQVRIIEGELQRHDPELLQRPRWLLLNKIDLWAPEERDAKARDIIERLHWHAPWFAISAAERIGTREVCVAVQRFFDERKAEAGEST, encoded by the coding sequence ATGAAATTCGTCGACGAAGCCATCATCAAGGTGCAGGCCGGCAACGGCGGGGACGGCTGCGCCAGTTTCCGGCGCGAGAAGTTCATTCCGTTCGGCGGGCCCAACGGCGGCGACGGCGGGGATGGCGGCAGCGTGTGGCTGATTGCCGATGAAGGGCTGAACACGCTGATCGACTTTCGCCACCAGCGCCAGTTCAAGGCGCAGCGCGGCCAGAACGGCATGGGCAGCGACATGTACGGGCGCGGCGGCGAGGACACCGTGATCCGCGTCCCGGTCGGCACCACCGTGATCAACGTCGATACCGACGAGGTCATCGGCGACCTGACCGCGCACGGCCAGAAGTTGCTGGTCGCGCAGGGCGGCAAGGGCGGCCTTGGCAACATCCACTTCAAGAGCTCCACCAACCGCGCGCCGCGCCGCTTCACGCCGGGCACGCCGGGCGAAGAACGCGAACTGAAGCTGGAACTGAAGGTGCTGGCCGACGTCGGCCTGCTCGGGTTTCCGAACGCAGGCAAGAGCACCTTCATCCGCGCGGTTTCCGCGGCGACGCCGCGGGTCGCGGATTACCCGTTCACGACCCTGCAGCCGCACCTCGGCGTGGTCAGCGTGGGGCCGTCGCAGGGTTTCGTGGTGGCCGACATTCCCGGTTTGATTGAAGGCGCGGCCGAAGGCGCGGGCCTCGGCATCCAGTTCCTGAAGCACGTTTCGCGCACCAGCCTGCTGCTGCACCTGGTGGATGTCGCGCCGCTGGATGGCGCCGATCCGGTCGAACAGGTGCGGATCATCGAAGGCGAACTGCAACGCCACGATCCCGAATTGCTGCAACGTCCGCGCTGGCTGCTGCTGAACAAGATCGACCTGTGGGCGCCGGAAGAGCGCGACGCGAAAGCGCGCGACATCATCGAGCGATTGCATTGGCATGCGCCGTGGTTCGCGATCTCGGCCGCGGAACGCATCGGCACGCGCGAAGTGTGCGTCGCGGTGCAGCGGTTCTTCGACGAGCGCAAGGCCGAAGCCGGGGAGTCGACGTGA
- a CDS encoding Excinuclease ABC subunit A produces the protein MDTIRIRGARTHNLKSIDLDLPRDQLIVITGLSGSGKSSLAFDTLYAEGQRRYVESLSSYARQFLSMMEKPDVDHIEGLSPAISIEQKSTSHNPRSTVGTITEIHDYLRLLYARVGTPRCPTHGTPLAAQTVSQMVDATLALPEAKRFMLLAPVIRERKGEHVQVFEQLRAQGFVRARVDGTVYDLDAVPALGLRIKHTIEAVIDRFRPRADLKQRLAESFETALRLGEGLAILVDLDDAKAPEQLFSSRYSCPQCDYSLPELEPRLFSFNSPVGACQTCDGLGVTQFFDPARVVAHPERSLADGAVRGWDRRNPHFFQMIHSLAAHYGFDVDTPWRKLPKKTQDAILGGSGDEAIRFQYLGHGGGGAVTRKHRFEGIIPNLERRYRETDSNMVREELARFISERPCPECHGERLNLSARNVFVGEKNLPSLSALAISDARTFIDGLKLAGWRGEIAARIVKEIRERLRFLIDVGLDYLTLDRKADSLSGGEAQRIRLASQIGAGLVGVMYVLDEPSIGLHQRDNERLLGTLTRLRDLGNTVIVVEHDEDAMRHADRIIDIGPGAGVHGGEVIAQGTIDDILKEPRSLTGQYLSGKRSIDVPQLRRQPDPKRVLKLKGAHGNNLQHVDLEIPAGLFTCITGVSGSGKSTLINDTLFRIAAVELNGASAQPAPYDAIEKLDLFDKVLDIDQSPIGRTPRSNPATYTGVFTPLRELFAQVPEARARGYQAGRFSFNVKGGRCEACEGDGLIKVEMHFLPDVYVSCDVCHGKRYNRETLEILYKGYTIADVLDMTVEQAHEVFAPVPQIARKLETLIDVGLGYIKLGQSATTLSGGEAQRVKLSKELSRRDTGNTLYILDEPTTGLHFHDIEQLLRVLHRLVDGGSTVVVIEHNLDVIKTADWIIDLGPEGGAGGGRIIATGTPEDIAATKDSYTGQFLAPVLNGAVVKAQRKKKRA, from the coding sequence ATGGACACCATCCGCATCCGCGGCGCCCGCACCCACAACCTCAAGAGCATCGACCTCGACCTGCCGCGCGACCAGTTGATCGTCATCACGGGCCTGTCGGGTTCGGGCAAGTCCTCGCTCGCGTTCGACACGCTGTACGCCGAGGGCCAGCGGCGCTACGTCGAGTCGCTGTCGTCGTACGCGCGGCAGTTCCTGTCGATGATGGAGAAGCCCGACGTCGATCACATCGAAGGCTTGTCGCCGGCGATTTCCATCGAGCAGAAATCGACCTCGCACAACCCGCGTTCGACGGTCGGCACGATCACCGAGATCCACGATTACCTGCGCCTGCTGTACGCGCGCGTGGGCACGCCGCGCTGCCCCACGCATGGCACGCCGCTGGCCGCGCAGACGGTCAGCCAGATGGTCGATGCGACGCTGGCGCTGCCGGAAGCCAAGCGCTTCATGCTGCTGGCGCCGGTGATCCGCGAGCGCAAGGGCGAGCACGTGCAGGTGTTCGAGCAGTTGCGTGCGCAGGGCTTCGTGCGCGCACGCGTCGATGGCACGGTGTACGACCTCGACGCGGTGCCGGCGCTGGGCCTGCGCATCAAGCACACCATCGAGGCGGTGATCGACCGCTTTCGCCCGCGCGCGGACCTGAAGCAGCGCCTGGCCGAATCGTTCGAGACCGCGCTGCGCCTGGGCGAAGGTTTGGCGATCCTCGTGGATCTCGACGACGCGAAAGCGCCGGAACAACTGTTCTCGTCGCGCTATTCCTGTCCGCAGTGCGACTACTCGCTGCCGGAGCTCGAGCCGCGGCTGTTCTCGTTCAACTCGCCGGTCGGCGCGTGTCAGACCTGCGATGGCCTGGGCGTCACGCAATTCTTCGATCCCGCGCGCGTGGTCGCGCACCCGGAACGCTCGCTGGCGGACGGCGCGGTGCGCGGATGGGACCGGCGCAATCCGCATTTCTTCCAGATGATCCACTCGCTGGCCGCACACTACGGTTTCGACGTGGACACGCCGTGGCGCAAGCTGCCGAAGAAAACGCAGGATGCCATCCTCGGCGGCTCGGGTGACGAAGCGATCCGCTTCCAGTACCTCGGCCATGGCGGAGGCGGCGCGGTCACGCGCAAGCACCGCTTCGAAGGCATCATCCCGAACCTCGAACGCCGCTACCGCGAAACCGATTCCAACATGGTGCGCGAGGAACTGGCGCGCTTCATCAGCGAACGGCCCTGCCCCGAATGCCACGGCGAACGCCTGAACCTGTCCGCGCGCAACGTGTTCGTGGGCGAGAAGAACCTGCCGTCGCTTTCGGCGCTGGCGATCAGCGATGCGCGCACGTTCATCGATGGCCTGAAGCTCGCCGGCTGGCGCGGCGAAATCGCGGCACGCATCGTCAAGGAAATCCGCGAACGCCTGCGGTTCCTCATCGACGTCGGGCTCGATTACCTGACGCTCGATCGCAAGGCCGATTCGCTGTCGGGCGGCGAAGCGCAGCGCATTCGCCTCGCTTCGCAGATCGGCGCGGGGCTGGTCGGCGTGATGTACGTGCTGGACGAGCCGTCGATCGGCCTGCACCAGCGCGACAACGAACGCCTGCTGGGCACCCTGACGCGTCTGCGTGACCTCGGCAACACCGTGATCGTGGTCGAGCACGATGAAGACGCGATGCGTCACGCCGATCGCATCATCGACATCGGCCCCGGCGCGGGCGTGCACGGTGGCGAAGTGATCGCACAGGGAACGATCGACGACATCCTCAAGGAACCGCGTTCGCTGACCGGGCAATACCTGTCAGGAAAGCGCAGCATCGATGTCCCGCAACTGCGCCGTCAGCCCGACCCCAAGCGCGTGCTGAAACTGAAGGGCGCGCACGGCAACAACCTGCAGCACGTCGATCTCGAAATCCCGGCTGGCCTGTTCACCTGCATCACCGGCGTGTCGGGCTCCGGCAAATCCACGCTGATCAACGACACGCTGTTCCGGATCGCGGCGGTGGAATTGAACGGCGCGTCCGCGCAACCCGCGCCGTACGACGCGATAGAAAAACTCGACCTGTTCGACAAGGTGCTGGACATCGACCAGTCGCCGATCGGGCGCACGCCGCGTTCGAACCCGGCGACGTACACCGGCGTGTTCACGCCGCTGCGCGAACTGTTCGCGCAGGTGCCCGAGGCGCGCGCGCGCGGCTACCAGGCCGGCCGCTTCAGCTTCAACGTCAAGGGCGGCCGCTGCGAAGCCTGCGAAGGCGATGGACTCATCAAGGTCGAGATGCACTTCCTGCCGGACGTGTACGTGTCGTGCGACGTCTGCCACGGCAAGCGCTACAACCGCGAGACGCTGGAAATCCTGTACAAGGGCTACACCATCGCCGACGTGCTGGACATGACGGTCGAACAGGCGCACGAGGTGTTCGCGCCGGTGCCGCAGATCGCACGCAAGCTGGAAACGCTGATCGACGTGGGACTCGGCTACATCAAGCTCGGCCAGAGCGCAACCACGCTGTCGGGCGGCGAAGCGCAGCGCGTGAAGCTGTCCAAGGAACTGTCGCGCCGCGACACCGGCAACACGCTGTACATCCTCGACGAACCCACCACCGGCCTGCACTTCCACGACATCGAACAACTGCTGCGCGTGCTGCATCGCCTCGTCGATGGCGGCAGCACCGTGGTGGTCATCGAACACAACCTCGACGTCATCAAGACCGCCGACTGGATCATCGACCTCGGCCCCGAAGGCGGCGCCGGCGGCGGGCGTATCATCGCCACCGGCACGCCGGAAGACATCGCGGCGACGAAGGATTCCTACACCGGGCAGTTCCTCGCGCCGGTGCTCAACGGCGCGGTGGTGAAGGCGCAGCGCAAGAAGAAGCGCGCGTAA
- a CDS encoding Pantoate--beta-alanine ligase codes for MRTVADLRSLRAVVQAWRKEGQRVGFVPTMGNLHAGHFSLVELTRRHADRVVVSVFVNPTQFGPNEDYTRYPRTLAEDSVGLVEHQCDLLFVPTIETMYPSGPDHALRIHVPDVGDTLEGAHRPGHFDGVATVVAKLLSMVEPDVAMFGAKDWQQTLVVRRLVRELALPTDVMVGPIVREADGLAMSSRNRYLDAAQRARAPQLHATLEWMRESFVEGHARAAVEGAAIRRLERAGFVPDYAAVRRAEDLGIPADDERAGLMALVAARLGETRLIDNLAFD; via the coding sequence ATGCGTACCGTCGCCGACCTGCGTTCGCTGCGCGCCGTGGTGCAGGCGTGGCGCAAGGAAGGCCAGCGGGTCGGTTTCGTGCCGACGATGGGCAACCTGCACGCGGGCCATTTCTCGCTGGTCGAATTGACGCGCAGGCACGCCGATCGCGTGGTGGTCAGCGTGTTCGTGAATCCCACCCAGTTCGGCCCGAACGAGGACTACACCCGCTATCCGCGCACCCTGGCCGAGGACAGCGTCGGGCTGGTCGAGCACCAGTGCGACCTGCTGTTCGTGCCGACCATCGAGACGATGTATCCGTCCGGCCCCGATCACGCGCTGCGCATCCACGTGCCGGACGTCGGCGACACGCTGGAAGGCGCGCACCGGCCGGGGCATTTCGATGGCGTCGCCACGGTGGTCGCCAAGCTGCTGAGCATGGTCGAGCCGGACGTCGCGATGTTCGGCGCGAAGGACTGGCAGCAGACGCTGGTGGTGCGCAGGCTGGTGCGCGAACTCGCCTTGCCGACCGACGTCATGGTCGGCCCGATCGTGCGCGAGGCCGATGGTCTCGCGATGTCCTCGCGCAACCGCTACCTCGATGCCGCGCAGCGCGCGCGCGCGCCGCAGTTGCACGCCACGCTGGAGTGGATGCGCGAATCCTTCGTCGAGGGACACGCGCGCGCCGCGGTCGAAGGCGCGGCAATCCGCAGGCTGGAGCGGGCGGGATTCGTGCCGGATTATGCGGCGGTGCGGCGCGCGGAGGATCTCGGCATCCCCGCCGACGACGAACGCGCCGGCCTGATGGCGCTGGTGGCGGCGCGCTTGGGCGAGACGCGGCTGATCGACAACCTGGCGTTCGACTGA
- a CDS encoding Aspartate 1-decarboxylase gives MQLNMLKGKIHRATVTHSELHYEGSIAIDGDLLDAAGIREYEQIHAWNVNNGERFVTYALRAEEGSGIISVNGSAAHRAQPGDLIIIAAFVTLTDAEAALHKPRLVYVDAGNRIVRTNHSIPKQMAAA, from the coding sequence ATGCAACTGAACATGCTCAAAGGCAAGATCCATCGGGCGACCGTGACCCACTCGGAGCTGCATTACGAGGGTTCGATCGCGATCGACGGCGACCTGCTGGATGCGGCCGGCATCCGCGAGTACGAGCAGATCCACGCGTGGAATGTCAACAACGGCGAGCGTTTCGTCACCTACGCGCTGCGCGCCGAGGAAGGCTCGGGCATCATCTCGGTGAACGGCAGCGCCGCGCACCGCGCACAGCCGGGCGACCTGATCATCATCGCGGCGTTCGTGACGCTGACCGACGCCGAGGCCGCGCTGCACAAGCCGCGGCTGGTGTACGTTGATGCCGGCAACCGCATCGTGCGGACGAATCATTCGATTCCGAAGCAGATGGCGGCGGCCTGA
- a CDS encoding Epoxyqueuosine reductase QueG — protein MQNGQAASIREIDFPALARRIKGWGAELGFAKVGITGVELAEDEAHLLAWLRQGRHGTMDYMQRHGTRRSRPGELQPGTVRVISARMDYSPTGADSDAAWQTLRDGKRAYIARYALGRDYHKLIRNRLQKLADRIETETGPFGYRAFTDSAPVLEKALARNAGLGWIGKHTLLLDRDAGSWFFLGELYTDLPLPIDAPAAAHCGTCTRCIDICPTQAITGPYQLDARRCIAYLTIESKDAIPEDLRPLIGNRVFGCDDCQLVCPWNKFAQPTREEDFAPRHGLDGAKLVELFAWTEDEFLKKTEGMPIRRAGYTGFMRNVAVALGNAPHSTEVMDALTARAGDPSPLVREHVAWALSRQSEKTDKR, from the coding sequence ATGCAAAACGGCCAAGCCGCCAGCATCCGCGAAATCGACTTTCCCGCGCTCGCGCGCCGCATCAAGGGGTGGGGCGCGGAACTCGGCTTCGCGAAAGTCGGCATCACGGGCGTCGAGCTTGCCGAAGACGAAGCCCATCTGCTGGCATGGTTGCGCCAGGGCCGCCACGGCACGATGGACTACATGCAGCGGCACGGCACCAGGCGCAGCCGTCCTGGTGAACTGCAACCGGGCACCGTGCGGGTGATTTCCGCGCGCATGGACTATTCGCCCACAGGCGCGGACAGCGATGCCGCCTGGCAAACCCTGCGCGACGGCAAGCGCGCCTACATCGCGCGCTACGCGCTGGGCCGCGACTACCACAAGCTGATCCGCAATCGCCTGCAGAAGCTCGCCGATCGCATCGAAACCGAGACCGGCCCGTTCGGCTACCGCGCCTTCACCGATTCCGCGCCGGTGCTGGAAAAGGCGCTGGCGCGCAATGCCGGCCTCGGCTGGATCGGCAAGCACACGCTGCTGCTGGACCGCGATGCCGGTTCGTGGTTCTTCCTCGGCGAACTGTACACCGACCTGCCGCTGCCGATCGACGCGCCCGCGGCCGCGCATTGCGGCACCTGCACACGCTGCATCGACATCTGCCCGACGCAGGCGATCACCGGCCCGTACCAACTCGACGCACGCCGCTGCATCGCCTACCTCACGATCGAATCGAAGGACGCGATTCCGGAAGACCTGCGCCCGCTGATCGGCAACCGTGTGTTCGGCTGCGACGATTGCCAATTGGTGTGCCCTTGGAACAAGTTCGCGCAACCCACACGCGAGGAAGACTTCGCGCCGCGCCACGGCCTCGACGGCGCAAAGCTGGTCGAACTCTTCGCATGGACGGAAGACGAGTTCCTGAAAAAAACCGAGGGCATGCCGATCCGGCGCGCAGGCTACACGGGCTTCATGCGCAACGTCGCGGTGGCGCTGGGCAACGCACCGCATTCGACCGAGGTGATGGACGCACTCACCGCGCGCGCCGGCGATCCCTCGCCGCTGGTGCGCGAACACGTGGCGTGGGCGCTGTCTCGACAATCTGAAAAAACAGACAAGCGATGA
- a CDS encoding LSU ribosomal protein L27p — MAHKKGVGSSRNGRDSNPKYLGVKLYGGQAVEAGNIIVRQRGTQFHPGVGVGLGRDHTLYALVDGKVEFTVKGPKSQRTVNVVAG; from the coding sequence ATGGCACACAAAAAGGGCGTAGGTTCCTCGCGCAACGGCCGCGACTCCAATCCGAAATACCTCGGTGTCAAGCTGTACGGCGGCCAGGCCGTCGAAGCCGGCAACATCATCGTGCGCCAGCGCGGCACCCAGTTCCATCCGGGCGTCGGCGTCGGCCTCGGCCGCGACCACACGCTGTACGCACTGGTGGACGGCAAGGTGGAATTCACCGTCAAGGGCCCGAAGAGCCAGCGCACGGTGAATGTGGTTGCAGGCTGA
- a CDS encoding Peptidoglycan lipid II flippase MurJ: protein MKSALSGMSKSPSLLRGVFSFSSMTMISRVLGLARDIAITHVFGVGAATDAFVIAFRIPNFMRRMFAEGSFSTAFVPVFTEVKETGSHAQLKELTARVTGTLGGVLLLVVALGLIFAPQVATGFAPGALDEPHKFDLTIKLLRLTFPYLLFVSLTALCGGVLNSFHQFALPALAPVILNLCLIAGALWGSHYLAVPIEALGWAVLAAGILQLLFLLPSVRRLDLLALPRWGWRHPQVRKIMRLMLPTLFGSSVAQLNLLLDTVVASLLVTGSQTWLYQATRFLELPLGVFGVALGTVILPALSRHHVTADREGFSRALDWGLRTTLLIALPAMCGLLLLAEPVVAAFFQNGHFNAFDSHMTAIAIVGMGAGVPAIALTRTLLPAFYSRQDTRTPVRAGVIALVVNMVANFALIALLFELWAPASLKQLPWLEGIARVPGLHLGMAIASSVSNYLQFVLLWRYLKRAGVYQHQPGWPRYWLRMGLACAALLAVVGVGLWLWPWQQWTHERIVTRLWKLAALVCAGGLAYVGTLFASGFRMRDLRGV, encoded by the coding sequence ATGAAATCCGCACTGTCCGGAATGTCCAAATCCCCCAGCCTGCTGCGCGGGGTGTTCTCGTTCAGCAGCATGACCATGATCTCGCGCGTGCTGGGCCTCGCGCGCGACATCGCGATCACCCATGTGTTCGGGGTGGGCGCCGCCACCGACGCGTTCGTCATCGCGTTCCGCATCCCCAACTTCATGCGCCGGATGTTCGCGGAGGGTTCGTTCTCGACCGCGTTCGTGCCGGTCTTCACCGAGGTCAAGGAAACCGGCAGCCACGCGCAATTGAAGGAACTGACGGCGCGCGTCACCGGCACGCTGGGTGGCGTGCTGTTGCTGGTGGTGGCGCTGGGGCTGATCTTCGCGCCGCAGGTGGCGACGGGTTTCGCGCCGGGCGCGCTGGACGAGCCGCACAAGTTCGACCTGACGATCAAGCTGCTGCGGCTGACGTTTCCCTACCTGCTGTTCGTGTCGTTGACCGCGTTGTGCGGCGGCGTGCTCAACAGCTTCCACCAGTTCGCGCTGCCGGCGCTGGCGCCGGTGATCCTCAACCTGTGCTTGATCGCAGGTGCTTTGTGGGGGTCGCATTATCTGGCGGTGCCGATCGAGGCGCTGGGCTGGGCGGTGCTGGCGGCGGGGATTTTGCAGTTGCTGTTCCTGCTGCCCTCGGTACGGCGGCTGGATCTGCTGGCGCTGCCGCGCTGGGGCTGGCGCCACCCGCAGGTGCGCAAGATCATGCGCCTGATGCTGCCGACCCTGTTCGGCTCGTCGGTGGCGCAGCTCAACCTGCTGCTGGATACCGTGGTCGCGTCGCTGTTGGTCACCGGTTCGCAAACGTGGCTGTACCAGGCCACGCGCTTTTTGGAGCTTCCGCTCGGCGTGTTCGGGGTCGCGCTGGGCACCGTGATCCTGCCGGCGCTGTCACGCCACCATGTCACCGCGGATCGGGAAGGTTTCTCGCGCGCGCTGGACTGGGGCCTGCGCACCACGCTCTTGATCGCGCTGCCCGCGATGTGCGGGCTGCTGCTGCTGGCCGAGCCGGTGGTCGCCGCGTTCTTCCAGAACGGGCATTTCAACGCCTTCGACAGCCACATGACCGCGATCGCGATCGTCGGGATGGGCGCGGGCGTTCCGGCGATCGCGTTGACGCGCACGCTGCTGCCGGCGTTCTATTCGCGGCAGGACACCAGGACGCCCGTGCGTGCCGGCGTGATCGCGCTGGTCGTGAACATGGTCGCGAATTTCGCATTGATCGCGTTGTTGTTCGAACTGTGGGCGCCGGCATCGCTGAAACAATTGCCGTGGCTGGAAGGCATCGCACGGGTGCCGGGCCTGCACCTCGGCATGGCGATCGCGAGTTCGGTGTCCAATTACCTGCAGTTCGTGCTGTTGTGGCGATACCTGAAACGCGCGGGTGTCTATCAGCACCAGCCGGGCTGGCCGCGCTATTGGCTGCGCATGGGGTTGGCGTGCGCAGCGCTGCTGGCGGTGGTCGGGGTCGGCCTGTGGCTGTGGCCGTGGCAGCAGTGGACCCACGAACGGATCGTCACGCGGCTGTGGAAACTCGCGGCGCTGGTGTGCGCGGGCGGGCTGGCGTATGTCGGCACGCTGTTCGCAAGCGGGTTCAGGATGCGGGATTTGCGCGGGGTTTGA
- a CDS encoding LSU ribosomal protein L21p, whose translation MYAVILTGGHQYRVEQGAVLRVEKLDAEPDAAVTFDHVLLVGEGDTVTVGTPNVAGASVTAKVRNHGRADKVRIVKFRRRKHHRKQMGHRQHYTEIEITGIAGGSK comes from the coding sequence ATGTACGCAGTCATTCTTACCGGCGGTCACCAGTACCGCGTCGAGCAAGGCGCCGTCCTGCGCGTCGAAAAACTGGATGCCGAGCCCGATGCCGCGGTGACCTTCGACCACGTGCTGCTGGTCGGCGAAGGCGACACCGTCACCGTCGGCACCCCGAACGTCGCGGGCGCCAGCGTCACCGCCAAGGTGCGCAACCACGGCCGCGCCGACAAGGTGCGCATCGTGAAATTCCGCCGCCGCAAGCACCATCGCAAGCAGATGGGCCACCGGCAGCATTACACCGAAATCGAGATCACCGGCATCGCCGGTGGCAGCAAGTAA
- a CDS encoding Thioesterase superfamily, protein MTMATKTKSKKHAPAKVAQPMPDAAAPTHALAVIPLHVRWRDLDAFNHVNNSSYLTYLEESRLQWLRQVPGEWFNAHAMPVMAAVELHYRKPIEWPAEIDVLLSCERLGNSSMTLGNRIVDRNDPACVYAEGNVVMVWVDPATGTPVPLPQAIRTACSL, encoded by the coding sequence ATGACCATGGCAACGAAAACCAAATCGAAGAAGCATGCACCCGCCAAGGTCGCGCAGCCCATGCCTGACGCCGCGGCGCCAACGCACGCGCTCGCCGTAATCCCCCTGCACGTACGCTGGCGCGATCTCGACGCCTTCAACCACGTCAACAATTCCTCGTACCTGACCTATCTCGAGGAATCACGCCTGCAATGGCTGCGCCAGGTGCCGGGCGAGTGGTTCAACGCGCACGCAATGCCGGTGATGGCGGCGGTGGAACTGCACTACCGCAAGCCCATCGAATGGCCCGCCGAGATCGACGTGCTGCTTTCCTGCGAACGGCTGGGCAATTCGTCGATGACCCTCGGCAACCGCATCGTCGATCGCAACGATCCCGCCTGCGTGTACGCCGAGGGCAACGTGGTGATGGTGTGGGTCGATCCGGCTACCGGCACACCGGTGCCATTGCCGCAGGCGATCAGGACAGCCTGCTCGCTGTAG